In Scophthalmus maximus strain ysfricsl-2021 chromosome 16, ASM2237912v1, whole genome shotgun sequence, the following proteins share a genomic window:
- the rbp3 gene encoding retinol-binding protein 3 has protein sequence MARAIFLVASLLVIGNVFFIHAAFSPSLIVDMAKVVMDNYCSPEKLVGMKEAIEAAGSNTEILKIPDAETLANVLTSGIQTTVSDPRLKVSYEPDYIPVVAPKMPPLPPEQLIAVLQTSIKLDILEGNTGYLRIDHILGEEVADKVGPLLLDLVWNKILPTSALIFDLRYTGSGDISGISYIVSYFTAAEPVINIDSVYDRPSNTTTKLFSLSTLLGDRYTATKPLIILTSKSTKGIAEGVAYCLQSLKRATIVGEKTAGGSIKVDKIKVADTDFYVTLPTAKSINPITGSTWEVVGVTPDVEVNAEDALATAIKIVNLRAQVPAIVEGSASLIADNYAYENIGANVAEKLKGLLANGEYGKVVSKDSLEAKLSADLKTLSGDKSLMTTSNTPAMPPMDYSPEMYIELIKVSFHTNTFENNIGYLRFDMFGDFEEVKEIAQIIVEHVWNKVVNTDAMIIDLRNNLGGPTTAIAGFCSYFFDADKEIVLDKLYDRPSGTTTELRTLSDLTGTRYGSKKSLIILVSGATAGAAEEFVYIMKKLGRAMIVGETTAGSSHPPKTFRVGETDIFLSIPTIHSDTAAGPAWEGAGIAPHIPVSADAALETAKGIFNKHFAGQK, from the exons ATGGCAAGGGCTATCTTTCTGGTAGCATCTCTGCTAGTTAtaggaaatgtattttttatccATGCTGCGTTTTCCCCCAGCCTCATTGTTGATATGGCAAAAGTTGTCATGGACAATTACTGCTCGCCAGAGAAGCTGGTAGGGATGAAGGAGGCAATTGAAGCAGCCGGCAGCAACACAGAGATTCTCAAAATCCCGGACGCTGAAACCTTGGCTAATGTTCTCACTTCTGGGATCCAGACCACAGTCAGTGACCCACGCCTGAAGGTCTCCTATGAGCCAGACTACATCCCTGTGGTTGCACCGAAGATGCCTCCCTTGCCTCCAGAGCAGCTCATTGCTGTCCTCCAGACCTCCATCAAGCTTGACATCCTGGAGGGCAACACTGGCTACCTGAGGATTGACCACATCCTTGGAGAGGAGGTTGCTGATAAGGTTGGCCCTTTGCTCCTAGATCTGGTCTGGAATAAAATCCTGCCAACTTCGGCTCTGATCTTCGACTTGCGCTACACCGGCAGCGGGGACATCTCCGGAATCTCCTACATTGTGTCTTACTTCACTGCAGCTGAGCCTGTGATCAACATCGACAGTGTGTATGACCGTCCGTCGAACACCACCACTAAGCTGTTTTCTCTGTCCACACTGCTGGGGGACAGATACACCGCTACCAAACCCCTCATTATCCTCACCAGCAAAAGCACCAAGGGCATTGCTGAGGGTGTTGCCTACTGCCTCCAGAGCCTGAAGAGGGCCACCATTGTAGGCGAGAAGACAGCAGGGGGCTCCATAAAAGTCGATAAAATCAAAGTGGCCGACACTGACTTCTATGTTACCTTGCCAACTGCAAAGTCCATCAATCCCATCACTGGCTCCACTTGGGAGGTTGTAGGTGTGACCCCTGATGTGGAGGTCAATGCTGAAGATGCCCTTGCTACTGCCATTAAGATTGTCAACCTCCGGGCCCAAGTTCCAGCCATCGTAGAGGGATCGGCGTCCCTGATCGCTGACAACTATGCCTACGAGAATATCGGGGCTAACGTTGCAGAAAAGTTGAAAGGGCTCCTGGCAAACGGCGAGTATGGCAAAGTTGTTTCCAAGGACAGTCTGGAGGCTAAGCTGTCTGCTGACCTCAAGACGCTTTCTGGGGACAAGAGTCTGATGACCACCAGCAATACCCCAGCCATGCCACCCATG GATTACTCTCCAGAGATGTACATTGAACTGATCAAGGTCTCCTTCCACACCAATACATTCGAGAACAACATTGGTTACCTGCGTTTTGATATGTTTGGAGACTTTGAGGAGGTCAAGGAAATCGCCCAGATTATCGTTGAGCATGTCTGGAACAAAGTCGTCAACACTGATGCCATGATCATCGACCTCAG GAACAATCTTGGTGGCCCAACAACAGCCATTGCCGGTTTCTGCTCTTACTTCTTTGACGCTGACAAGGAGATTGTGCTGGACAAGCTGTACGATAGACCGTCTGGCACCACCACAGAGCTTCGGACCTTATCTGATCTCACTG GCACAAGGTACGGCTCCAAGAAGAGCCTGATCATCCTGGTCAGTGGAGCGACTGCCGGCGCTGCCGAGGAGTTTGTTTACATCATGAAGAAACTTGGCCGCGCTATGATCGTCGGAGAGACAACCGCCGGGAGCTCCCACCCACCCAAGACCTTCCGTGTTGGTGAGACTGACATCTTCCTCAGCATCCCCACCATCCACTCTGACACTGCTGCCGGGCCAGCATGGGAGGGGGCTGGCATCGCGCCTCACATACCCGTCTCAGCTGACGCTGCCCTCGAAACTGCCAAGGGCATCTTCAATAAGCACTTTGCAGGCCAGAAGTAA